From one Lolium rigidum isolate FL_2022 chromosome 4, APGP_CSIRO_Lrig_0.1, whole genome shotgun sequence genomic stretch:
- the LOC124705769 gene encoding probable phospholipase A2 homolog 1, whose translation MPLRQSPPPITMAMLTTPVAAVVLVLLLLGSAAASAPPPPPCSRSCASLNCDSVGIRYGKFCGVGWSGCEGEEPCDDLDACCRDHDYCVEKKGLMSIKCHEKFKNCMRKVKKAGKTGFSIKCPYELAMATMTQGMDMAIMLSQLGSQKLEL comes from the exons ATGCCACTACGACAATCTCCACCACCAATCACGATGGCGATGCTGACGACGCCtgtcgccgccgtcgtcctcgtcctcctcctgctcgGCTCGGCCGCCGCGtctgctccgcctccgccgccgtgcAGCCGCTCGTGCGCGAGCCTCAACTGCGACT CGGTGGGGATCCGGTACGGGAAGTTCTGCGGCGTGGGATGGAGCGGGTGCGAGGGGGAGGAGCCCTGCGACGACCTCGACGCCTGCTGCCGCGACCACGACTACTGCGTTGAAAAGAAAG GTCTGATGAGTATCAAATGCCATGAGAAGTTCAAAAACTGCATGAGGAAAGTGAAGAAGGCAGGCAAGACTGGGTTCTCCATCAAATGCCCATATGAACTGGCTATGGCGACGATGACTCAGGGAATGGACATGGCGATCATGCTCAGCCAGTTGGGCAGCCAGAAGCTGGAACTGTAG
- the LOC124705745 gene encoding homoserine kinase-like has translation MATAAATSPATAPSSFPSTARKSTLTTLRVSRKLKLAPAALSSDPSPAFRSVTAFAPATVANLGPGFDFLGCAVADASLSLGDTITATLDPALPPGTVAISAVTSPARPDLAARLSRDPLRNCAGIAAVATLRALGVRSHAVSLELAKGLPLGSGLGSSAASAAAAVKAVDALFGSLLSPHELVLAGLESEKAVSGFHADNIAPAILGGFVLVQSYDPFKLVQLPCPPSLRLCFVLVTPDFEAPTSKMRAALPKHVDIGQHVRNASQAAALVAAVLLGDTAGIGSAMSSDGIVEPTRAPLIPGMAAVKAAALEAGALGCTISGAGPTAVAVIQGDEKGEQIARRMIDAFWLAGKLKATATVAQLDRAGARVIATSRLE, from the coding sequence atggcgacggcggcggcgacatctCCGGCTACCGCGCCCTCCTCCTTCCCCTCCACCGCCCGAAAGTCCACCCTCACGACCCTCCGCGTCTCTAGGAAGCTCAAACTCGCCCCCGCTGCGCTCTCGTCCGACCCGTCCCCGGCCTTCCGGTCCGTCACGGCGTTCGCGCCGGCCACGGTGGCCAACCTCGGCCCGGGCTTCGACTTCCTCGGCTGCGCTGTCGCCGACGCGTCCCTCTCCCTCGGTGACACTATCACTGCCACCCTCGACCCAGCTCTGCCGCCCGGCACCGTCGCCATTTCCGCCGTCACCTCCCCAGCCCGCCCGGACCTCGCCGCCCGCCTCTCTCGCGACCCGCTCCGCAACTGCGCGGGCATTGCCGCCGTTGCCACGCTCCGTGCCCTCGGCGTTCGCTCCCACGCCGTCTCCCTCGAGCTCGCCAAGGGCCTGCCCCTCGGCTCCGGCCTCGGCTcctccgccgcgtccgccgccgccgccgtcaaggcCGTCGACGCGCTCTTCGGGTCCCTGCTCTCCCCCCACGAACTCGTCCTCGCCGGGCTCGAGTCCGAGAAGGCCGTCAGCGGCTTCCACGCCGACAACATCGCCCCGGCCATCCTCGGCGGCTTCGTGCTCGTCCAAAGCTACGACCCGTTCAAGCTCGTCCAGCTTCCCTGCCCGCCGTCCCTCCGACTCTGCTTCGTCCTCGTCACGCCGGACTTCGAGGCGCCCACTTCCAAGATGCGCGCCGCGCTGCCCAAGCACGTCGACATCGGCCAGCACGTCCGCAACGCCAGCCAGGCCGCCGCGCTCGTCGCCGCCGTGCTGCTGGGCGACACTGCCGGCATTGGCTCCGCCATGTCGTCAGACGGCATTGTTGAGCCCACCAGGGCGCCACTCATACCCGGCATGGCCGCGGTCAAGGCCGCTGCTCTGGAGGCCGGGGCGTTGGGATGCACCATCAGCGGAGCCGGCCCGACCGCTGTGGCTGTCATCCAGGGGGACGAGAAGGGGGAGCAGATTGCGAGGAGGATGATTGACGCCTTCTGGTTGGCAGGAAAGCTCAAAGCAACAGCCACCGTCGCCCAGCTAGATAGAGCCGGTGCGAGGGTTATCGCCACTTCTAGATTGGAGTAG